The Zerene cesonia ecotype Mississippi chromosome 2, Zerene_cesonia_1.1, whole genome shotgun sequence region TCtaccaatatttaataacatttgaactttattgttatacatgtcctaataacaattttcagGCTGGTTCGCCGGAAGAGGCGAAATTCCACATCGGAATAATAAGTAACCTCTACGGATCGCAGCCTCTGGGTCAGGAGATGCTTCTGAACTTCGCGCGTCACCTCTCCACTGCGTATCAGATCGGCGAACCGATTCACAGGCGCTTGCTCAAAAACGCAGTGTTCCATTTCATACCAAATTTGGATCCCCTTTTCGAGAAGGTCCTGAAAACCTTCGATGGCACCGAGAAGTGTGATGTGGAAGTACTGGAAGAGGAGTTCGGTGACAGCGTCTATAATTACCTAACCAAGAAGGACCCTAATCCGTTGTCGAATTACACGAGAGAGAAGGCGTTCATCAATCTCCTGCAAAGCGAAAAGTTCGATTTGGTTCTCGAACTTTCCTCCGGGACCGAAGATGTCGCTTTTCCAGAATATTCCAAGaacataaatgagaaattcgCCCAGAAGTATAGAGATAACAGGGCTTTTGTGGATAGGTATCAGTGTAAGACAAGGAACAATATCGTCCATGGGAACCTGATTGATCTCTTGTTTGAACGATTCAATACTCCGGTGATTTCTGTGGGGCTCAGTTGTTGCAAGATGCCCTCGAACAAAGACATTGCGTGGGTGTGGAGGGACAATCTGAGGGGAATTATGAAGTTTATTGAATCTGCAAACACAGGTAACGAgttataattgtttcttttagCATTTACATTGCCATGCTCTTtcccattttataaaaaaatcgcttTCCGCAATCCCTATATCTGTCCGtgtgtccctatgtatgtttagTTCTCTAAAACATAGGTTTTGATGCGGTTTTGTAGGTAAGAGTAAGAGTTCAAAAAGAAGGTTTCTATCTATATGTTTTTATCGTATAATTCTATTGTCCAATACTTCTAAGAGTGAAAGgtaacttataaatttttcaaactaCTGAAACTACTTAATCAATATAGAGTGAtggtttatgataaaaatacactATCGATTCAGAACTTTTTGTTGACTTTTAGGAAAATCGGTAAttgttatatcaaataaatatagggATTAGAACCTAATAAAACTAGAAGTTCACTAAATTTCTTctacgaacaaaaaaaaagttaatgaaACTGTAGTGTATCGTATTTCTTTGACCTaaccaatatatttttatttcttctttcttctttctcctttctttcttctttcctCTCTCTAATCGGGCCAAAAAAGTGATATCATTCCATTTAATTCGTGACAGGTATAATGGGGTATATAAAGAACGAGGAGGGTGGCGCGATGCGCGAGGCGAGCCTGGCGATCGCGGGCACGTCGCGCCAGTACCGCGTGTCCGCCAACGTGGCGCTGTACCGCGCGCTGCTGCCGCCCGGCGACTACCGCGTCATCGTCCGCTGCCACGGGTACCATGATCAGGTGGGTTCTGATGTGTAGAGGTACCATGATCAGATGGGTTCTGATGTGTAGAGGTACCATGATCAGGTGGGTTCTGATGTGTAGAGGTACCATGATCAGGTGGGTTCTGATGTGTAGAGGTATTTTAGAGGCTAGACAAAGACTCgtttcctttcccttacccttGCTAGCCTTTTCCTTCCTCTCGTCAATATTCTCATAATCcatttccaatttaaaattggCAATCCATGTgtggaggcgtaaggtctCCAATTGACCTGACATCtctccatgggcggtggtagcgcttaccatcttACCGGCGTGAATTAGTAGCATGCCGCTGTCCATTCCTTCATTCCATACGTCAATATCCCTcgtccttatcccttaccccataaaggGGTGGTTATCGCTAacaatcaggcgaaccaccagctcagtttcccactatcacataaaaaaacgcctagcctctcggctaCAAATAATTCCGCCTCAACAATCGAATTTCTACtacttgtattattatatagtctaAAATAAGCACCTGTTACGCCACTATATGGCGCCGAATCAAGAATACGGGAAACTAATTCCACAATTCCTTCTAGATGCTAACATGGCGAGTAGTGGAGGGTGTGGTCAAACAAAAGGACATTATAATGAAGCGAATCAATGCGGAACCGATGCCAGGCCAGCTACAGCCGATACACCTGGCGAATGATCCAGATCAAGTGTATGTTACTGGTGAGGAAttcttattgattttatgGGATTGGAAGGTGAATATCCTGGTTCAAACCATTGTTCCATCCATGCAAATGATCCATACCATTTACATTTTCTCTctattataattgtgaaatattaacgagaaaattaagttttagTGCATATTAATAAAGTGTCCCACAAAAATGGATTACTGTTGCtatcaataaattgtattggAGACATGGAAAACCTGAAAGTGCTTGAGAATAGTTATCTTTTAAGGTTTCGTAACCCGTTGGTTTAAAAGGATATGGCTCCGCCCTATTACCAAGACTTTGCTGACcgtttctctgtctgtctgtccgttaatctttaaaaaaaaaaacttgcaaaTAATCTGTTTTTTGTTTCCCTTTACGTCGTTCACGTTCCATTCGACGCTGTTCGTGTAAACAACTTCATAAAGGAAAAATTATCTATCCACCTTCTATTTCCAGGTCTGGCTTTGGACCACAACAGTCTACCTCTGCCGACAGACCTTACCGTATACCCATTGGACTCTAAACGGCCTCTCACCTCGAATATGACGGACGTGAATGGTCGGTTTGTAGTGACTTTACCAGTGACTTATATGGGACACGAGGTCAGAATCGTGGCTGACAGCGATGGTTATATACCGACTAGTAGACATATTAAGGTAAAATGTTATATCCAAttgactataatatatattatataatatgtaatataatatattataatagtaatttatatataatagtttgcCTTTTTCATCCGAATGTATGTAGGTTAAACTTCTGAAATTCTGTTTGTCtctctttttttctttgtccTACTATTaacagttaatataaaaagcgtaaattgatatattgtctttagttttatttatattaccttaCACGCTTACATTGCTGgttcaaaaatagaaattgtattattgaaatatgtttcaagatacttaaaaaaaacaaataaattaacgttTAATCTCATAGAAATATATCGATCTCTCTCTAACTAATACAGATAAGTAGCAGCGAGAACGTGACGCCGAATGTTCTGTTCAAACTGGAGCCCGATGATAAAGTTTTGGGCATGCCGCGGCTAGTATTCGTCATGGTTGCAGGTActgtaatagaaaatattatttcgacagttttattgcaaattttcctatttataactgataaaaacaataaatcatatacattccagcatatatataatatgttaaaaaaaatttgcattttttttatcaatgcaTTTCTTAATAGTATAtagtttcaaaattaaaatacgaaaaatatatgaaatgtaatatgtttAGTTATATGAATCACATCGACTAGTTCATTGTTGGTAAAGAACGtaagttaattaattcaagagagtgttaaattttgatatactTTAATGTAAAACAAGTTAAGATAATTATCGGATTATAAATCTTACagtcttataaataaagcGGTATTCCCAAATATCCGATACATTATATCCGAGAATAATGAcaacaatattgttatttgattatCAACCTCatctatttacaaataagGTCTCTATTCCCAGGTATCCTAGGCGTGTTCGTAGTGACAATAGGCGCTTGGTGCTTCAGCTGCCGCGAGCGGAAGGACTCGAGGCGGGAGTATCTCTTCACCCAGCTGCCGGCTGATGATAAGCGGCCGCTGTGTGATGACGCTGCTTATGGTTGGTGATGAAATGTGATGTTTTGTGAGATTTCGGTGGgggtgtgtgtatgtgtgtgtgtgtgtgtgtgtgtgtgtgtgtgtggataGATTATGTAGAGGTAGAACATGGAGGATAAAAGGATGGCTGAAGCAAGTGGAAAGTAAAGTATTAGAAATCTTCAAAACTGATAGCAAGCGGAAACTTCACTTTTCGCACAAGACGTGCGCATACGTCGTTTTCGTGAGAGTGTGTAGatgcgcgcgcgcgcgcgttTGTTTGTGCGTGTGTAGGATACCTTAATCCGAGCTATTTTagtcacaataaataatttatttacagatattATCCGGAAACCGTATTATGATGAAGAGGATCTTCCACCATCAGAAACAGACTCGGAAGACGAGGTCGTTCTACTCAGATCGGATACGGAGTGGAAACAGATGGCGAAAGAATAAATGGAAATTTCTAAAATGttcttgtatattatatatacagtacTAATGATGTAGGtctcaaatttaattacgttTTGGGATAGATATCTATTTCTCTTGATAGCTGATCAACTGCCGCACTCAGATATATTAAAGCCAACAGAGAgccaattaaacattttatgtaatttgtttaaagtGACCCTATAATATACTTTCATGtgcatttacaaaataatgttttatatatcaagCAATAGGAGaaagtaacaaaatttatCACTTTGTCTGAGTGCGACAGAAGAATCTAGAAAATTTGTGTTGTGTCTCTGTcattctaattatattttacgtatgGGTGAATGTGACAATACATCGGAGAAGACTTTCACATTATTGACCGATCGAATTTATAAGGCTGATGAGTGTATTAGTAAAAGATTTACTCCattccatatattttatgaaaaatatataatattatataaaaattatataaataatattatcaatccATAAACCATAATTTTCTTAACACAGATTGCCAGAGCAGATCCTAGTtggatttcaaaaatagatgtttacgcgctaagattttttttttaattcattcgtTCGTTTTTCAAATGATGATTTACGAACGACCGCTACTTGATATTTGGGCGAATAGAATTCAGTTTAATACCGTCTGTTAATGATTGGtctaatcaataaaataagtcAAATCATTACAGTTACTaatgacacattttttttaaacatgaatTATATACTAACCTTTTCCTTAAAGAAAGAATATGATATTCTGTCAACGCATTTAATGTATTGAATGGAGTGATTTTGACATCATATACGAATGCAATGAACtgagtaatttataatgactgtatttttaaataggttgttttttttctggCTATGCACTCATAAACTTCCATACTATAACTTCACCTCGCTcacaaatactttttatacgcACAATGCTCATATACTCAGTTCATTTCTCATTCCTCAcatttagtataattattgcatataaagcatagaattttaataaatacgataagtgattttaagtattaaaaaaaaattccacaAACTATTTTGAcacaaatatctattttaatttatactaaattatttattatttattagatatataatgaaattttatttatttcattcttgcAAAACTTAAActctttgtaaaaaaatcatgatgATTCATGGTATTAAATAGATTCAAACAGAAATTTTCCGCTCTCTTTGAAGCTGATTTAAATCATGAATAATTTCTAGAACAAATGTTTTGACAAAATTATCAGTATTTGGTTTTCTATATCTACATGAatttatacgaaaataaacattccttctttttttcatcaatttatattttacattctcATCTATATAGCTTAAGTAAGTAGTTCCTAGTGAAAACTtgtatgtattgtttattaatatactgtTTTTGCATAATGCTTTTAATGGAACACATTCCAGTGtgacaaaatatacaaacacataataaataaactttacctACGTTTTGACGTAAGTAtctaaacatttcaattttattaatctgtaACTTTTTAacaacttattatatattttgatggttttttttacagTGTATATGGTAACAtttcttctattattttaatatacctatatattttaattatattaatcaattaaattttttatgatattttaaatttattcctttTACACTGTGTTTTAAAATCGAATCTCAATTGAAagcaatacatattataacattattattatataattatttaaggtgctattgtttaaaaaactatatttattttagtatcatGCTTTCATGTGATAGTTCAATTTTAAggtataataaagtattaatataatatggtcTTTCCTTTAGTCTAAATACctagttgtattttattaaatttctatgtAGTTTTCTTATAAACTTATTGATGACCGGCCAATtcataagatattattaagaaGCTGTTCGCCTCGGCTCTGTGCAAGTTGACACATCATCAAAACGAAATAAAGGCTATACAAATGAAGTAAGTTTCAAAATTAGcacagttataataaaatacaattattatgttcGTATTGTACAAACTCTTAATTCAAAGAGTCTTGGAATTTAAGACTACAGTCGCttgcaatattaattaatttatcagcACGCTATTTAAATCATCACCGCCCAAATCGTTGAAagaaaatgtacaataaatgCCACAATGCCACAATGATTCGCATCAATTAACGTCAACATGCCAACCCGTACATGGCGAGTGTGGTGGAttgtagttatttaatttttagactTGCTTGGCATGGAACAAAAATgaactgatgatgatgaaggatatacatttattaaatatatgcacTGCATTTTgccattgtttaaatataaatgtgtaataataatttttgtgtatgtgtatgtctTAGCACATTGCTAGGTGCGTATCTTTTTTctaatgaaatgattttaatgtaactaaTAACGAGCGACGAGATATAATAAGAGCATCAGTTTGTTGCACTCTCAGATTATAATGATTTaggtaaattttgtattatagtaATGTTGTACTGTTACCTATTACgttatcacaatattttacaatctgTAACTATCACTTGACTTGTCATCAGGCTGCCTGTCAAATTTTGTCTATGTATTTGCTGATAAGTTTATTGTGTACTGTgaagacaaataaaattttcataaaagttttaacaatatgatatcttgtttaaaatgataataaacgaTCTGACTCGAAGACTGTGTTCCGCAAGTTGTATTTAATCGTActgcaaataaattgtaagGCTTATAATGGAGCGACCCGTAAATTATAGTGATTTGAGCCGGAGAACCGGAGACATTTTTCGGCGTTTAAATAGACTCACAGATGGTCCAATGACTCggaaaaagctagttattttagttcttgttttagtattttttattttatatcttggACCGACAATattgaattcattatttagCGGCGAAGGTTCCTTAGCGAGCAGCCAGACTGTATGTCATCGAAACTTTATAAATCCCTTTCAAGATGCCTTAAGCCAATATGACGCTTATTTAAGATTAGAATCGGCAGCTACCTTATCGTCTCTTAGCCACAACTATGTGCCTTATGTTGGGAATGGACTTATAGGTATGGCATTGGAGCACgattcatatttaaacataaaacatggGCGTACTTTATCTCTACCGGTATACTACCATCCTCTGTACATCATCGATGATTACGATATGAAAGAATCAACATTGgttgattataaaaaagggATTGTGCATAGATTTCAGTGTAGCAATTCAGGTATAAAGGTGTCATATCAATATTATGCACATAGAACAATACCATCTCTGTTTGTTCAAGAGATATTAGTAAGCAACCCATTGAATGTTGCTAAAACTCTGCATATGACAGTACCAAGGTTATCTGATTGGCCTACTTCTGTGAAgcaaactataaaattacaccAGGGTGTGGACAGCAAGGAGTATGAGGTAGTCACTGGAATGATTTCTCTACCTGACAGTGACAATGTGATAGCAGTTTCTGTAGTAAGTAGGAAACTCAGTAATAAAGTCCAAGTTGAGGCGAGAGATGGTCTAGACTTAATGATACTAACTACAGTACAGTACAGTCgaccaataaaaaaagcagATTATGCCAAGCAAAAAGATTTGGTTGAAAAAAAGGCTATTGCAGAAATGGAGAAAGTAATTGCTCTCACAAATGATCAGGCAGCTGTACGGACATTAAGAGATAACCATGCTAGAGTCTGGGAAGGCTTGTGGGACACTGGGTTTTATATATCAGACTCGAAAGCCGAAGGCGTCATAAATGGAGATAGAATAAATGCAACCATATATGCCATTATGTCTCAAGTACGAAGTTTTGAACATGAAACGCACATAAAACCAGCAACAAAATCTGAATTACTCCGCACCCTTACATATTCAGAAGGCTGCTATGGAGGCTATTCAACATTAGATGCATTCAATTTATGGAAACCATTGAATTCTTTACAGAATTTAAACAATGTGGCTAGTATTTGGATGTTAACATTGGAAAAACAGGGTTGTCACAATCTCCTCAGAGCAGGAGCGAGTGGTGTGAACCAAGCGATGATTCTTAGTTTCGGAAGTTTAAGATTCAGTAATCAACACCTCGAGTACAACATTCACCCATCGAAACTTCATAGAGACTTTTTATTTCGACGTGTTAATTATGGGAACATGACGCACGTAAACATCAGCGTTATCTTGCAAGAGGATAACAAAGCCGCCATTTTCGTAGCGTTGGATCGTTCAGATAAAACTTACTACGCCTGTGACGCGGGCTGTCTGGACTCCGCTGTTCAACTCGGTCCATATAGAAAGTACTTCCCAGTTAAACTGACAGAACCGTTGACATCTATTCTGTATATCACAGCGGATAAACAGCATATGGAGGATCTAAAACATGCGATACATGTGCATGAAGTTGTCGAAGCACCACCTCATGAATCCCATGTTATAGCTCTACATAAGCATGGTCACAGTTTGGGAGGACTGAACCCACTATTCTGGGTTTCAATCATACTCTTAATAGTCATGTTCCATTTATTCCTATGCAGAATAATTATGAACGAATTCTGCGATAGCAGTACAAATGTTAGCTATAAGAGGCTatataataaagcataaatttGTGTGTTGTCCTATTGACTGAATTGCTgggtgtatttatattaaatagtttagtaACATGAGCATGCCTCATGAATTATGTGTATATTCATGCCAAGTTATACATACCTTATTAACCATTGTTGCCGAAAACTAATGATATTCTCTGAGCTCTCCAATGTTTTGTAATTGATGGGAAATTAGTTTACCCCCAGGATATTGGTTCCTTTTTTGTAGAAGAGaattgtttgatataaaaacacCCATATGTATTAACTTcagtattttatgttaaatcataatatgtactgtttattgatgtatatttttatatatcttgtGTGATTTTCACATGCTTTCTCTATATGGtcaatatagatagatagaatttgatttttataattatagttaaaataaattcgtgtTTAACCACATGGATGaggaagaaaaataaagtaatataattcgCTTATCAtcacaaaatacattatttatctatttttcgttttaattttaatcacgaTTTTAAGTAAGTACATCAAAATGTGATTTAGGAATGCGAGCTTCgaagtaatgaaaataaataagtgaatgCTTAAATAACAAACCTGCGAATTATACAATGTGAGTATcgcttaaaaatattctacttTTATGGTAGGTTTTTTAGGAAACATATTcacaaatttatgttaaattaaaaaagaaatgtttcaaAAACAAGTTTAATTTATGCGCTCAATTGCATCTACAAAGATTGTGCaacgttttttgtttttacaaaacctattaatttttaacttttttgtttacataacccattaatttgaatttcatcATTTTCGATCCAATtgagtttataaattgatactAGTCCCCTCCCCCTCCCCCTCCCAAGCTCAAGATAAAGAAACTGAACTGTGACACAAATACTGAGTGTAATAACAATTAGCCAAATAGctggataaaataataattaatataatcacaattccaaattgtaaatatataccgTTCATgattaattactatataaattattagaaatacttaatgttgtatatataacagtacacaaatatttatataataatattgttaataaaaatcttaattttttaaatataaagttgaatGTTTGGTGTCGTTTTATTTGGTACATGTAATTATCTTATCAATTAATGGCCtccattaaaatccatttccACAGGTAGTAAAAttactgagaaattttgaaagaatagaaaaaatttgatcacgaggcaggattcgaacctgcgtatcttgcctaaccgtagNNNNNNNNNNNNNNNNNNNNNNNNNNNNNNNNNNNNNNNNNNNNNNNNNNNNNNNNNNNNNNNNNNNNNNNNNNNNNNNNNNNNNNNNNNNNNNNNNNNNNNNNNNNNNNNNNNNNNNNNNNNNNNNNNNNNNNNNNNNNNNNNNNNNNNNNNNNNNNNNNNNNNNNNNNNNNNNNNNNNNNNNNNNNNNNNNNNNNNNNNNNNNNNNNNNNNNNNNNNNNNNNNNNNNNNNNNNNNNNNNNNNNNNNNNNNNNNNNNNNNNNNNNNNNNNNNNNNNNNNNNNNNNNNNNNNNNNNNNNNNNNNNNNNNNNNNNNNNNNNNNNNNNNNNNNNNNNNNNNNNNNNNNNNNNNNNNNNNNNNNNNNNN contains the following coding sequences:
- the LOC119833916 gene encoding uncharacterized protein KIAA2013 homolog — its product is MERPVNYSDLSRRTGDIFRRLNRLTDGPMTRKKLVILVLVLVFFILYLGPTILNSLFSGEGSLASSQTVCHRNFINPFQDALSQYDAYLRLESAATLSSLSHNYVPYVGNGLIGMALEHDSYLNIKHGRTLSLPVYYHPLYIIDDYDMKESTLVDYKKGIVHRFQCSNSGIKVSYQYYAHRTIPSLFVQEILVSNPLNVAKTLHMTVPRLSDWPTSVKQTIKLHQGVDSKEYEVVTGMISLPDSDNVIAVSVVSRKLSNKVQVEARDGLDLMILTTVQYSRPIKKADYAKQKDLVEKKAIAEMEKVIALTNDQAAVRTLRDNHARVWEGLWDTGFYISDSKAEGVINGDRINATIYAIMSQVRSFEHETHIKPATKSELLRTLTYSEGCYGGYSTLDAFNLWKPLNSLQNLNNVASIWMLTLEKQGCHNLLRAGASGVNQAMILSFGSLRFSNQHLEYNIHPSKLHRDFLFRRVNYGNMTHVNISVILQEDNKAAIFVALDRSDKTYYACDAGCLDSAVQLGPYRKYFPVKLTEPLTSILYITADKQHMEDLKHAIHVHEVVEAPPHESHVIALHKHGHSLGGLNPLFWVSIILLIVMFHLFLCRIIMNEFCDSSTNVSYKRLYNKA